A genomic window from Mesorhizobium sp. 131-2-1 includes:
- a CDS encoding DUF2339 domain-containing protein — MFESLIGLAAIIALFVIISRQQSRIGLIERELGALRSLVLSGASPFAAKPLEQATADGKPAEAETAEVAGVAPPATGEAAAEAPAEAAAASGEVVSGPWAKDEAPPQAAEPAAGPAEAAQPAKAARQTDVETALGTRWAVWVGGIALALGGLFLIRYTIEAGIFGPGVRLTMAGVLGLVLVGGGEFIRRTGFKVPVQGAAGAYIPAILTAAGAFILFGTVYAAYGIYGFIGPALAFTLLGAIGVATIAASLVHGLALAGIGLVGAMVTPALVSSQAPNPWALFVYLAIVLAATAAIARLRDWKALVAAAFVGTGIWTILYMANAPAANLSAILFIDAATLAVLAFIWLGVRGAETESAGGFDWPSIAPAVFIGLSALGLSVDPAFTVAGDALAGAAVLAAMLAVALYRPRALPLLHAAGLVTAMIYLGIIPPTSIGSDIVGGSLGFDGQPVVVSDQLTRNIGIGLGLLFIAAGFWAARKWVATARIRSASWAAWGVIVPLVVLTALWFTFGNLDRDFLYAAAAALLVVAFAAGGEWIARAEQPPLKGDAAVSFALGGAAIAGLLMLHMAFGSGWTTVLVGAAAMVPALATRQRSYPVLGWISVGAVIATLGRVAYDPTIVGATALSTTPVFNWLLPGYGVPALAFGFAAWQLARTTDGRPRLAMEAGAALFALLTLAILVRHAMHGGVLDTGTVTLAEQAIYTLIAIGAGAILVAIDMRSPSSVLRYGSMAVGVLSVAFIAVRHFVVLNPLFTDESTGAIPVFNLLFLAYLLPAVAAGGLALYARDKRPKWYAQMLALVASLLAFAYATLSVRRLFKGEFIGLWSGLGQVETYTYSALWLAIGVALLTAGVWLKSQVLRIASAVLIAVAVLKVFLFDMSELEGVLRALSFIGLGAVLIGIGLFYQRLLTRAAKES, encoded by the coding sequence ATGTTTGAGAGCCTGATCGGCCTTGCCGCCATCATCGCCCTGTTCGTCATCATCTCGCGCCAGCAGAGCCGCATCGGCCTGATCGAGCGCGAGCTTGGCGCTCTGCGCAGCCTCGTGCTTTCCGGCGCCTCGCCATTTGCCGCAAAACCCTTGGAGCAGGCGACAGCCGACGGCAAGCCGGCCGAGGCAGAAACGGCGGAAGTCGCCGGCGTGGCTCCTCCGGCAACGGGCGAAGCGGCCGCCGAAGCGCCGGCCGAGGCCGCGGCTGCCAGCGGTGAAGTGGTGTCCGGACCGTGGGCCAAGGATGAGGCGCCGCCGCAAGCGGCAGAGCCTGCGGCCGGCCCGGCCGAGGCGGCGCAACCGGCGAAGGCCGCCAGGCAGACCGACGTCGAGACCGCGCTCGGCACTCGCTGGGCAGTCTGGGTCGGCGGCATCGCTCTGGCGCTGGGCGGCCTGTTCCTCATCCGCTACACGATCGAGGCTGGCATTTTCGGCCCTGGCGTGCGCCTCACCATGGCCGGCGTCCTCGGCCTGGTGCTGGTCGGCGGCGGCGAATTCATCCGCCGCACCGGCTTCAAGGTGCCGGTGCAGGGCGCCGCCGGCGCCTATATCCCGGCGATCCTGACGGCGGCCGGCGCCTTCATCCTGTTTGGTACCGTCTATGCCGCGTATGGCATTTACGGCTTCATCGGTCCGGCCCTGGCCTTCACGCTTCTTGGCGCCATCGGCGTTGCCACGATCGCTGCGAGCCTGGTCCACGGCCTGGCCCTGGCCGGCATCGGCCTCGTCGGCGCCATGGTGACCCCGGCGCTCGTCTCCTCGCAGGCGCCCAATCCCTGGGCCTTGTTCGTCTATCTGGCTATCGTGCTGGCCGCCACCGCGGCGATTGCCCGCCTGCGCGACTGGAAGGCGCTCGTCGCGGCGGCCTTCGTCGGCACCGGCATCTGGACCATCCTCTACATGGCCAACGCGCCCGCAGCGAACCTCTCGGCCATCCTGTTCATCGATGCCGCGACCCTGGCCGTGCTCGCCTTCATTTGGCTGGGCGTTCGTGGCGCCGAGACGGAATCCGCCGGCGGTTTCGACTGGCCGTCGATCGCGCCAGCCGTCTTCATCGGGCTTTCGGCGCTGGGGCTTTCGGTCGACCCGGCCTTCACTGTCGCCGGGGACGCCCTGGCGGGCGCCGCCGTCCTTGCAGCGATGCTGGCAGTGGCGCTTTATCGCCCCCGCGCGCTGCCGCTTCTCCATGCCGCCGGCCTGGTGACGGCGATGATCTATCTAGGCATCATTCCGCCGACCTCCATTGGCTCCGATATCGTCGGTGGCAGCCTCGGCTTCGACGGCCAGCCGGTGGTGGTGTCCGATCAATTGACGCGCAACATCGGTATCGGGCTCGGCCTGCTTTTCATCGCCGCCGGCTTCTGGGCCGCGCGCAAATGGGTGGCAACCGCGCGGATCCGGTCGGCGTCCTGGGCGGCCTGGGGCGTGATTGTGCCGCTGGTCGTGCTCACGGCGCTGTGGTTCACCTTCGGCAATCTCGACCGCGACTTCCTTTACGCCGCAGCCGCGGCGCTTCTGGTCGTGGCTTTCGCCGCGGGCGGCGAATGGATTGCGCGCGCTGAACAGCCGCCACTCAAGGGCGACGCCGCCGTCTCCTTCGCGCTCGGCGGCGCGGCCATCGCCGGCCTGTTGATGCTGCACATGGCGTTCGGCTCCGGCTGGACGACGGTGCTTGTCGGCGCCGCGGCCATGGTGCCGGCGCTCGCCACGCGCCAGCGCTCCTATCCGGTGCTCGGCTGGATTTCGGTCGGCGCCGTCATCGCAACGCTTGGCCGCGTCGCTTACGACCCGACCATCGTCGGCGCCACGGCCCTGTCGACGACGCCGGTCTTCAACTGGCTGCTGCCGGGCTACGGCGTGCCGGCGCTGGCCTTCGGCTTCGCCGCCTGGCAGCTTGCCCGTACCACCGATGGCCGACCGCGCCTTGCCATGGAAGCGGGAGCAGCGCTTTTCGCGCTGCTCACGCTCGCCATATTGGTGCGCCACGCCATGCATGGCGGTGTGTTGGACACCGGCACGGTCACGCTCGCCGAGCAGGCGATCTACACCCTGATCGCCATAGGTGCCGGCGCCATCCTGGTCGCGATCGACATGCGCTCGCCAAGCTCGGTGCTGCGCTACGGCTCGATGGCAGTCGGCGTGCTCTCCGTCGCTTTCATCGCCGTGCGGCATTTCGTGGTGCTGAACCCGCTGTTCACCGACGAATCGACCGGGGCGATCCCAGTGTTCAACCTCCTGTTCCTCGCCTATCTCCTGCCGGCCGTCGCCGCCGGGGGACTGGCACTTTACGCGAGGGATAAGCGGCCGAAATGGTATGCGCAGATGCTGGCGCTGGTCGCGTCCCTGCTCGCCTTCGCCTACGCGACGCTGTCGGTCAGGCGGCTGTTCAAGGGCGAGTTCATCGGTCTGTGGAGCGGGCTCGGCCAGGTGGAGACCTACACCTATTCGGCGCTCTGGCTGGCCATCGGCGTGGCACTGCTTACCGCCGGCGTCTGGCTGAAATCGCAGGTGCTGCGCATCGCCTCGGCCGTGCTGATCGCCGTCGCGGTGCTCAAGGTCTTCCTGTTCGACATGTCGGAGCTAGAAGGGGTGCTGCGGGCGCTCTCCTTCATCGGCCTCGGCGCCGTGCTGATCGGCATCGGCCTGTTCTACCAGCGGCTCTTGACGCGGGCGGCGAAGGAGAGCTGA
- a CDS encoding NUDIX domain-containing protein, protein MPQRSAGLLIYRLTSGFFEFLLVHPGGPFWARKDEGAWSIPKGLIDENEDELAAARREAEEELGVAIDGDFQPLGSYRQPGGKIVTAWSVESDVDTDAVKSNFFTMEWPPRSGSRKEFPEVDKAGWFSLSEARLKILKGQRAMLDDFMERRNAG, encoded by the coding sequence ATGCCGCAACGAAGCGCGGGCCTGCTGATCTACAGGCTCACCAGCGGTTTTTTCGAATTTCTGCTGGTCCATCCCGGCGGGCCGTTCTGGGCAAGGAAGGACGAAGGGGCGTGGTCGATCCCCAAGGGGCTCATCGACGAGAACGAGGACGAATTGGCGGCCGCGCGGCGCGAGGCCGAGGAGGAACTCGGCGTCGCCATCGACGGAGATTTCCAGCCGCTCGGCAGCTACCGGCAACCGGGCGGCAAGATCGTGACGGCGTGGAGCGTTGAATCGGACGTCGATACGGACGCCGTCAAAAGCAATTTTTTTACCATGGAATGGCCGCCCAGGTCAGGCTCCAGGAAGGAATTTCCTGAAGTCGACAAAGCCGGCTGGTTTTCATTGTCCGAGGCCAGGCTGAAGATCCTCAAAGGCCAGCGCGCCATGCTCGACGATTTCATGGAGCGGAGAAACGCCGGTTAG
- a CDS encoding CPBP family intramembrane glutamic endopeptidase: MTSFLSLVRTHQLPAFFSLALGLTWLAFIPFWLSGGDSIPWFTFGPMVAGFTVAAIAGGWGSVKPILASMVRWRVRAFWYLVAFGLPFGAQLASILINPLFGAAAPAWGNIPPFSEILPIIGLYAIFSGPLGEEPGWRGFATPRLLAGHSALAGSLILGVIWAIWHFPLGLVGDLSLYSTINVVLAGIVFTWLYQNTGSVLLAILMHVTHQNSVRFLGKVFLDDDYIQQQWIGVAIWAVIAVAIVAYYGTESFVRRPKAELSVAAA, encoded by the coding sequence ATGACTTCCTTCCTGAGCCTGGTGCGGACGCACCAGCTGCCCGCGTTCTTTTCGCTGGCGCTCGGCCTGACCTGGCTGGCGTTCATCCCCTTCTGGCTCTCCGGCGGCGACAGCATTCCCTGGTTCACTTTCGGGCCGATGGTCGCCGGTTTCACTGTCGCGGCGATCGCCGGAGGCTGGGGATCGGTCAAGCCTATCCTCGCCTCCATGGTGAGATGGCGGGTCCGCGCGTTCTGGTATCTGGTGGCGTTCGGACTGCCTTTCGGGGCACAGCTTGCCTCGATCCTGATCAATCCGCTGTTCGGCGCGGCCGCACCCGCCTGGGGCAATATTCCGCCGTTCTCTGAGATACTGCCGATCATCGGCCTCTATGCGATCTTCAGCGGACCGCTCGGCGAGGAACCCGGCTGGCGCGGTTTTGCAACGCCGCGCCTGCTCGCCGGTCACTCGGCGCTGGCCGGCAGCCTGATCCTCGGCGTGATCTGGGCGATCTGGCATTTCCCGCTCGGTCTGGTCGGCGACCTCAGCCTCTACAGCACGATCAACGTCGTCCTGGCCGGCATCGTCTTCACCTGGCTCTACCAGAACACCGGCAGCGTGCTTCTCGCCATTCTGATGCACGTCACGCACCAGAACAGTGTGCGCTTCCTTGGCAAGGTGTTCCTCGACGACGATTACATCCAGCAGCAGTGGATCGGGGTCGCGATCTGGGCTGTCATTGCGGTGGCGATTGTCGCCTACTACGGCACCGAGAGCTTCGTGCGCCGACCCAAGGCAGAGCTTTCCGTCGCCGCTGCCTGA
- the era gene encoding GTPase Era has product MSEDAAPAGEASATHSGFVALIGAPNAGKSTLVNQLVGAKVSIVTHKVQTTRAIVRGIATHENAQIVFVDTPGIFKPKRRLDTAMVTTAWGGAKDADVVVLLIDAERGIRGDADAILDRLKDVRQPMLLVLNKVDRVKPETLLALAATANERVPFKRTFMVSALTGSGCKDLLDYLAETLPAGPWYYPEDQISDLPMRQLAAEITREKLYLRLHQELPYSSHIETEKWEEKKDGSVRIEQVIYVERDSQKKIVLGHKGETIRAIGQAARMEIAGILEQKVHLFLFVKVRENWGDDPERYREMGLEFPH; this is encoded by the coding sequence ATGAGCGAAGACGCGGCACCGGCGGGCGAGGCCTCCGCGACGCATTCCGGCTTCGTTGCGCTGATCGGCGCGCCCAATGCCGGCAAGTCGACGCTGGTCAACCAGCTGGTCGGCGCCAAGGTGTCGATCGTCACCCACAAGGTGCAGACCACCCGCGCCATCGTGCGCGGCATCGCCACGCATGAGAATGCGCAGATCGTCTTCGTCGACACGCCCGGCATCTTCAAGCCGAAGCGGCGGCTTGACACGGCGATGGTGACGACCGCCTGGGGCGGCGCCAAGGACGCCGATGTCGTGGTGCTCCTGATCGATGCCGAGCGTGGTATCCGCGGCGACGCCGATGCCATCCTCGACAGACTGAAGGATGTGCGGCAGCCGATGCTTCTGGTCCTCAACAAGGTCGACCGCGTCAAGCCGGAGACTCTCCTGGCGTTGGCGGCGACAGCGAATGAGCGCGTGCCGTTCAAGCGCACCTTCATGGTCTCGGCGCTGACCGGCTCCGGCTGCAAGGATCTGCTCGACTACCTCGCCGAGACCTTGCCGGCCGGGCCCTGGTACTACCCGGAAGACCAGATCTCCGACCTGCCGATGCGCCAGCTAGCGGCCGAGATCACCCGCGAGAAACTTTACCTGCGGCTGCATCAGGAACTTCCCTATTCTTCCCATATCGAGACCGAGAAATGGGAAGAGAAGAAGGACGGTTCGGTGCGCATCGAACAGGTCATCTATGTCGAGCGCGACAGCCAGAAGAAGATCGTTCTCGGCCACAAGGGCGAAACGATCCGCGCTATCGGCCAGGCCGCGCGCATGGAGATCGCAGGCATCCTCGAGCAGAAGGTGCATCTCTTCTTGTTCGTCAAAGTCCGCGAGAACTGGGGCGACGACCCAGAGCGCTATCGCGAGATGGGCCTGGAATTTCCGCACTGA
- a CDS encoding DUF2062 domain-containing protein, translating to MLFRRRKPDGLFERVRTYLWPRRSFSRSVQYFSKRILRLKATPHAVAAGVAAGVFASFFPLGFHFIIAAVLCWVIAGNLVAAALGAVFFGNPLTFPLLWGASWETGKLILHERLPKNGPPEHLGEMMHTLSFAKLWHPVLEPMLIGAVPLGLVFGLFFYGITRWGMTVFRERRKKRMAERARKATHAGHGGREVPAE from the coding sequence GTGCTTTTTCGACGCCGCAAGCCTGATGGCCTTTTCGAGCGGGTGCGTACCTATTTGTGGCCGCGCCGCTCGTTCTCGCGCTCGGTGCAGTATTTTTCGAAGCGTATCCTGCGGCTGAAGGCCACTCCGCATGCCGTCGCCGCTGGCGTCGCGGCCGGCGTGTTTGCTTCGTTTTTCCCGCTCGGCTTCCACTTCATCATTGCCGCCGTGTTGTGCTGGGTCATCGCCGGCAATCTGGTGGCTGCCGCCCTCGGCGCGGTGTTCTTCGGCAATCCGCTCACCTTTCCGCTGCTCTGGGGTGCGTCTTGGGAGACCGGCAAGCTCATCCTGCATGAGCGCCTGCCCAAGAATGGGCCGCCTGAGCACCTTGGGGAAATGATGCACACGCTTTCGTTCGCGAAATTGTGGCATCCGGTGCTGGAGCCGATGCTGATTGGCGCGGTGCCGCTCGGCCTCGTCTTCGGCCTGTTCTTCTACGGCATCACCCGATGGGGCATGACCGTCTTTCGCGAGCGGCGCAAGAAGCGCATGGCCGAAAGGGCGCGCAAGGCCACGCACGCTGGACACGGCGGACGGGAAGTCCCCGCGGAATGA
- a CDS encoding VOC family protein, whose amino-acid sequence MIAGIDHFVLTVRSVEATCAFYERVLGLRRLDQSNRPTALLFGSQKINLHEVGRTFEPKAKAPTPGSGDFCLVAARPLAEICASLAANDVVIEVGPVERIGARGPMLSVYFRDPDGNLVEVSEYGSGKTGGA is encoded by the coding sequence ATGATCGCCGGCATCGACCATTTCGTGCTGACGGTCCGCTCGGTGGAAGCGACCTGCGCCTTCTACGAGCGTGTGCTCGGTCTGCGACGCTTGGACCAGTCGAACCGGCCGACGGCGCTTTTGTTTGGATCGCAGAAGATCAACCTGCACGAGGTCGGCCGCACCTTCGAGCCGAAGGCCAAGGCGCCGACGCCGGGCTCCGGCGACTTCTGTCTCGTCGCGGCAAGGCCGCTCGCCGAGATCTGCGCCAGCCTTGCGGCCAACGATGTCGTCATCGAGGTCGGGCCGGTCGAGCGCATCGGCGCGCGCGGGCCGATGCTGTCGGTCTATTTCCGCGATCCGGACGGCAACCTGGTCGAGGTCAGTGAATACGGTTCCGGCAAGACCGGAGGGGCTTGA
- the lepB gene encoding signal peptidase I, with the protein MSVAEKSEKKSGGLGETVSVIIQALLLALVIRTFLFQPFSIPSGSMRPTLLEGDYLFVTKWSYGYSRYSLPFGPDIFSGRIWGSEPKRGDVVVFKFPPDPSIDYIKRVIGLPGDKIQVKDGQLFINGVGVPRAKVGQIDNPDITEVDRPVDVYRETLPNGITYDTLDLTPNSIGDNTREFDVPPGHYFMMGDNRDNSSDSRFTVGFVPEENLVGRANIIFFSIADGASPLEIWKWPSLMRAARLFHFVS; encoded by the coding sequence ATGAGCGTGGCTGAAAAATCCGAGAAGAAATCCGGCGGGCTTGGCGAAACCGTCAGCGTCATCATTCAGGCGCTGCTGCTCGCGCTGGTCATCCGAACCTTCCTGTTCCAGCCCTTCTCAATCCCGTCCGGTTCGATGCGTCCGACCTTGCTCGAGGGCGACTATCTCTTCGTCACCAAATGGTCCTATGGCTATTCGCGCTATTCGCTGCCGTTCGGCCCCGACATCTTCTCGGGCCGCATCTGGGGCTCCGAGCCGAAGCGCGGCGACGTCGTCGTGTTCAAGTTCCCGCCGGACCCGTCCATCGACTACATCAAGCGCGTCATCGGCCTGCCCGGCGACAAGATCCAGGTCAAGGACGGCCAGCTCTTCATCAACGGTGTCGGCGTGCCGCGCGCAAAGGTCGGCCAGATCGACAACCCCGACATCACCGAGGTGGATCGTCCGGTCGATGTCTATCGTGAGACGCTGCCCAACGGCATCACCTATGACACGCTCGACCTGACGCCGAACTCGATCGGCGACAACACGCGCGAGTTCGACGTGCCGCCCGGCCATTATTTCATGATGGGCGACAACCGCGACAATTCCTCCGACAGCCGTTTCACCGTCGGCTTCGTGCCGGAAGAGAATCTGGTCGGCCGCGCCAACATCATCTTCTTCTCGATCGCCGATGGCGCCAGCCCGCTCGAGATCTGGAAGTGGCCGTCGCTGATGCGGGCCGCGCGCCTGTTCCATTTCGTCAGCTAG
- a CDS encoding prevent-host-death protein, which translates to MKQFTFSDMNRASGEILETAMIEPVALTKRGKEKLIILSATQYRQLVGSPHAVAYTLEDAPDDIHDELMSGLEAITTDDESDA; encoded by the coding sequence ATGAAGCAATTCACCTTTTCAGACATGAACCGGGCGTCCGGCGAAATTCTCGAAACGGCAATGATCGAGCCTGTCGCTCTCACAAAGCGCGGCAAGGAGAAGCTGATCATCCTGTCAGCTACCCAATATCGGCAACTCGTCGGTTCGCCCCATGCCGTCGCCTACACGCTTGAGGACGCGCCGGACGATATCCACGACGAACTCATGTCCGGGTTGGAGGCCATCACAACTGACGACGAGTCGGATGCTTAA
- the recO gene encoding DNA repair protein RecO, which translates to MEWRDEGIILGTRKHGETSAILEVMTRAHGRHLGLVRGGRSRKQQPVLQPGNRVDLLWRARLDEHLGTFQAEAIEMNAARLMDSAVAVYGLQTMAAHLRLLPERDAHGALYETLAVMIAHLDDADAAGELVARFELLILDELGFGLDLSQCAATGSRQDLAYVSPKSGRAVSREAGAPWHDKMLALPAFLQRSGPRADQAALEDAFRLTGFFFTRHVYEPRGIEPPDARAGFLAALRRHHASLKEIGGG; encoded by the coding sequence ATGGAATGGCGCGACGAGGGAATCATTCTCGGCACCCGAAAGCATGGCGAAACCAGCGCCATCCTCGAGGTGATGACGCGCGCCCATGGCCGCCATCTCGGTCTGGTGCGCGGCGGCCGCTCGCGCAAGCAGCAGCCGGTGCTGCAGCCGGGCAACCGCGTCGATCTTTTATGGCGGGCGCGCCTCGACGAGCATCTCGGCACCTTCCAGGCCGAGGCGATCGAGATGAACGCCGCCCGGCTGATGGACAGCGCCGTCGCCGTCTACGGCCTGCAAACCATGGCCGCGCATCTCCGGCTTTTGCCCGAGCGCGACGCCCATGGCGCGCTTTACGAGACGCTTGCAGTGATGATCGCCCATCTCGACGATGCCGATGCGGCGGGCGAGCTGGTGGCGCGCTTCGAGCTGCTGATCCTCGACGAGCTCGGCTTCGGCCTCGATCTCAGCCAGTGCGCGGCGACCGGCTCCAGGCAGGACCTCGCCTATGTCTCGCCGAAATCCGGCCGCGCCGTATCGCGCGAGGCGGGCGCCCCCTGGCACGACAAGATGCTGGCGTTGCCGGCCTTCCTGCAGCGTTCGGGCCCCCGCGCCGACCAGGCGGCGCTCGAGGATGCCTTCCGGCTGACTGGCTTCTTCTTCACCCGCCATGTCTATGAGCCACGCGGCATCGAGCCGCCCGATGCCCGCGCCGGCTTTCTCGCCGCGCTGCGCCGGCATCATGCCTCGCTCAAAGAAATCGGCGGAGGGTAG
- the rnc gene encoding ribonuclease III, giving the protein MATTKRLTADALAEALMQRTGHAFADRQRLQRALTHASARSSHAGVDYERFEFLGDRVLGLVVADMLLAAFPNAAEGELSLRLNALVNAEALSEIAEEIGLPELIRAGSDVRGLEGRKRVNLRADALESLIAVLYLDGGLAVARAFIDRYWRPRSQAIGAARRDAKTELQEWAHQAAAGATPAYRIDGREGPDHDPLFTVSVKVGQFAPAIGSGRSKREAEQAAAAALLLREGIWLNEGSAA; this is encoded by the coding sequence ATGGCGACAACCAAGCGGCTTACCGCCGATGCGCTCGCCGAGGCGCTCATGCAGCGCACCGGCCATGCCTTTGCCGACCGCCAGCGCCTGCAGCGGGCGCTGACCCATGCCAGCGCCCGCTCGAGCCATGCCGGCGTCGACTATGAACGCTTCGAATTCCTCGGCGACCGCGTGCTTGGCCTCGTCGTGGCCGACATGCTGCTCGCGGCATTCCCGAACGCGGCCGAGGGCGAGCTGTCGCTGCGGCTGAACGCCCTGGTCAATGCGGAGGCGCTGTCCGAGATCGCCGAGGAGATCGGCCTTCCGGAATTGATCCGCGCCGGCTCGGATGTGCGCGGCCTCGAGGGGCGCAAGCGCGTCAACCTGCGCGCCGACGCGCTGGAATCGCTGATCGCCGTGCTCTATCTCGACGGCGGCCTGGCGGTGGCCCGCGCTTTCATCGACCGCTATTGGCGGCCGCGCTCGCAGGCGATAGGCGCCGCCCGCCGCGACGCCAAGACCGAGTTGCAGGAATGGGCGCACCAGGCAGCGGCGGGCGCCACGCCGGCCTATCGCATCGACGGCCGCGAGGGGCCGGACCACGATCCGCTGTTCACTGTCAGCGTCAAGGTCGGCCAGTTCGCTCCTGCCATCGGCAGCGGCCGCTCCAAGCGCGAGGCCGAGCAGGCAGCGGCTGCGGCGCTGCTGCTGCGCGAAGGTATCTGGCTGAATGAAGGAAGTGCGGCATGA
- a CDS encoding sigma-70 family RNA polymerase sigma factor, producing the protein MDEKKAAILGEIPRLRRYARSLLRDRDSADDLVQDCLERALVRLDNWQTGESPRRWLFTIMHHLFIDQMRKVNRRGEAAMLPLEAGEAQAAPADQVESIASREIIDALQAISPDRRAALVMVAIEGFSYAEAANILGVPAGTLMSRIARGREELRGLLDDTARRRSIRIVEK; encoded by the coding sequence ATGGACGAAAAGAAGGCAGCGATCCTTGGCGAAATACCGCGTTTGCGCCGCTACGCGCGCTCGCTGTTGCGCGACCGTGATTCCGCCGACGATCTCGTCCAGGACTGCCTCGAGCGGGCTCTGGTCAGGCTCGACAACTGGCAGACGGGAGAAAGCCCCAGGAGGTGGCTGTTTACGATCATGCATCATCTGTTCATCGACCAGATGCGCAAGGTGAACCGACGCGGCGAGGCGGCAATGCTGCCGCTCGAGGCAGGCGAGGCGCAGGCCGCTCCCGCCGACCAGGTCGAGAGCATCGCCTCGCGCGAGATCATCGATGCCTTGCAGGCGATCAGCCCCGATCGCCGCGCGGCCCTGGTCATGGTGGCGATCGAAGGCTTCTCCTATGCCGAGGCGGCCAACATCCTCGGCGTGCCGGCCGGCACGCTCATGTCACGCATCGCGCGCGGGCGCGAGGAACTGCGCGGGCTGCTCGACGACACGGCACGCCGCCGCTCGATAAGGATCGTCGAGAAATGA
- a CDS encoding anti-sigma factor family protein produces MTRRDFTERDIHMALDGELPGEERMAYDAWLEANPEMKARSARFVADRAALRAAFAGVLDEPVPARLKQAVFGETTVRASALRSRWWLSAAAAAVLVIGGLAGYVAGIDGIGRGNESEDLLAEQAIAAHVIYAAEKRHAVEVPASDKDHLQTWLSNRVGLRLVAPDLEAEGFQLVGGRLLPAGQGKAAMLLYEDASGERISLFVTAESAGKSKGTYTAEADGPEAVYWLDKGYGCAVVGSLPRERLAAVAKSAYGQLLAGLAS; encoded by the coding sequence ATGACCCGGCGCGACTTCACCGAACGCGACATCCACATGGCCCTCGACGGCGAGCTGCCTGGCGAGGAGCGCATGGCCTATGACGCCTGGCTCGAGGCCAATCCCGAAATGAAGGCAAGGAGCGCCCGCTTCGTCGCCGACCGGGCGGCCCTTCGCGCCGCCTTTGCCGGCGTGCTCGACGAACCGGTGCCGGCGCGCCTCAAGCAGGCCGTGTTTGGCGAGACGACGGTGAGGGCATCCGCCTTGCGTTCACGCTGGTGGCTTTCGGCGGCGGCCGCCGCCGTGCTGGTGATCGGCGGGCTTGCCGGCTATGTCGCCGGCATTGATGGTATCGGCAGGGGAAATGAAAGCGAGGACCTGCTGGCCGAACAGGCGATCGCCGCCCACGTCATCTATGCCGCCGAGAAGCGCCATGCGGTCGAGGTGCCGGCCAGCGACAAGGACCATCTGCAGACCTGGCTCTCCAACCGCGTCGGCCTGAGGCTGGTCGCGCCCGATCTGGAGGCCGAGGGCTTCCAGCTCGTCGGCGGCCGGTTGCTGCCGGCCGGCCAGGGCAAAGCGGCGATGCTGCTCTACGAGGACGCCAGCGGCGAGCGCATCTCGCTGTTCGTCACCGCCGAATCGGCCGGCAAGTCCAAGGGCACCTACACGGCCGAGGCCGATGGTCCCGAAGCCGTCTACTGGCTGGACAAGGGCTATGGCTGCGCCGTCGTCGGCTCGCTGCCGCGCGAGCGCCTGGCCGCCGTCGCCAAGAGCGCCTACGGCCAACTTCTGGCCGGCCTTGCCAGTTGA
- the acpS gene encoding holo-ACP synthase, with protein MIIGIGSDLIDIRRIEKSLERHGQRFIQRIYTEVEQARSENRAARAASYAKRFAAKEACAKALGTGLAHGVFWRDMGVVNLPGGKPTMALTGGAAARLDKILPKGHKAAIHLTITDDFPLAQAFVIIEALPAEEAPH; from the coding sequence ATGATCATCGGCATTGGCAGCGACCTGATCGACATCAGACGCATCGAGAAGTCGCTGGAGCGGCACGGCCAGCGCTTTATCCAGCGCATCTACACCGAGGTCGAGCAGGCGCGCTCGGAGAACCGCGCGGCACGCGCGGCCTCCTATGCCAAGCGCTTCGCCGCCAAGGAGGCCTGCGCCAAGGCGCTGGGCACCGGTCTGGCGCATGGCGTCTTCTGGCGCGACATGGGCGTCGTCAACCTACCGGGCGGCAAGCCGACCATGGCCTTGACCGGCGGCGCAGCGGCGCGGCTGGACAAGATTCTGCCGAAGGGACACAAGGCGGCGATCCACCTCACCATCACCGACGATTTCCCGCTCGCTCAAGCCTTTGTGATCATCGAGGCGTTGCCCGCCGAAGAAGCGCCACATTGA